The DNA region GAACTGCTGAAGGACCGCTCTATTACCCTGGATACGCCCATCAGAATCCTCGAAGGGAAGAAGGGAAAGGTCGTTACGACTACTCCTCGAGAACTGTTGCAACAACGCGTGATCGGCTCCAATACCCAGATCAGAGTCGTCCAGACAGAGAAGAGGGTTGTTGTGATTACCCTCCGCGAGCTCTTGAAGGAGCCTTCCGTTACTCCTGAATCCCCCATCAAGGTCCTCCAAAAGCGGCGGAGGGTTATCACGACTACACCCCAGCAATTGCTTGCGAGTCAATCCGTCACCCTCGACACACCCATCAAGGTTGTCACCAAACAAGAGAAGACCGTAACCACGACACCGGGGCAACTCCTGGCTGACAAGTCTGTGACGCTCGAAACTCCGATAAAGGTCATAGTGGAAGAGCCCGGGGAGATAATCACGGTTTCCCAACTCCTGAAGGAACCCGGGGGTCCGAACCTCTCGAAGCAGACCTTCTATATTCACACGGTTACCCCAGAGGATCTCCAAGGTATCTGGGGCATCATCCAACACGGACTCATGGATCAGTTTCGTAGGGGGATCCCGGTACCGGAGGGCAAGGGTTCGAAGAAGCAAAAGCTTGTCACCCTGGACCTTCCAAGGGATGCCGACGAACCGCTGCCGAACGGATCGAGTTCCTTTCTCGGTAAGATCCTTTATGAGAAGACTCGAGAATCCTACGTGTACAACTTCAAGAACGGGCGGATCGGGAAGAACCCGGACTATATCGTCCCAGGGCAGGAGTTGGTAGTCACCCGGTTTACACAGGAAGAACTGGTGAAAATCTATAAGCATTTTGCTCAAAGCCAGTGAGAGATAAGAGGCCAGGTTTTCCGTTCTTGATGTTCGGGGAGGAGGTTCCGATGAAACAGAGGCTCTTTTTTTTGTTATTGGTGGGACTTATTGTCTGCTTGATTCCTTCTTGGACCGAAGCCAACGAAAAGGCCAGTTTGTACGTAAATCTGGGGGGTAGCTACTACAAGCTGGGAAGATATCAGGAAGCCATTGAACAGTTTCAAAAGGCTCTTGCCCTAGATCCAGATTTTCCAAACCTTTACGGCCTTCTTGGGTCGGCCTTCTTTCAGAATGGTGATATCGACAAAGCCATCGAAGCATACAAGAAGCAGATCGAGCGCACGCCTGATCAGGAGGATTTCCGTTTCAATCTCGGCCTGGCATACCTGAAAAAGGGATATCTGGACAAGGCGGCTCAACAGCTACAGGAGGTGACGAGGCTAAATGACCGAAGTGTCAAGGCCTTCAGGAATCTGGGCTATATTTTTTTGAAACAGGGCAAGCTTTCCGAGGCTGTCGACGCACTGACCCGCACGGTGGAGCTTGCCCCTGATTCGTGGGAAGACTACTACAACCTGGGCGTCGGCCTGTTCAGGCAGAATCGGCTGAACGAGGCCGTAAACGCGTACCAGAAGGCGATCAAACTCCGCTCAGACAATCCTGAGGCTCATGTGGCGCTGGCCAAGGCTTACCTGAAGCTCGGCAAGTTGGATGAGGCTCTGGACGAATACAAGGCTGCCCTCAAGATACGACCTCTGGATCCTCAAATCAGGTACGAACTCGGACTGCTTTACAAACAGAGGGGACAGAATCAAGAGGGCATCACCGAATTCAGGCTCGCCCTGAGGGAGAAGCCGGACCATCTGGAGGCTCGGACAAGGCTCGCTGATCTGCTCCTGGAATCCGGACGGACCGAGGCCGCGGTGAAGGAATACCAGCGGGTTCTCAAGGCATCACCGGATGCGGTGGATGCCCTCCTGGGCATGGGCGTTGCGCTGACCAAGAAAGGAGATTACAAAAGGGCCCTTGACTATCTTCTCCACGCGAAGGCCCTTGACCCGAAGCGTGGAGATATCCGTTTTCATCTGGCTTTGTGCTACGACCTCTCCGGTCAGGACGACCAGGCCTCCACCGAGTATGAGGCGGCCCTCAGGATCGACCCAAACATGGCCGAGGCCTGTTTCAATCTAGGGGTCATTCATGATAGAAAGGGGGAGAAGGGAGAAGCCGAGAAACTGTATCAAAGAGCGATATCCTTGAAACCGGATTTCGCGGAGGCTTACAACAACTTGGGAACAATTTACAGCGAACGGGGAAACACCAAGAAAGCCATGGAGGTCTACAAGAAGGCGGCCTCCCTGAAACCCGATTTTGCCGAACCCTACAACAATATGGGAGTGGTCTATCGCAAGACCGGAGACCTGGGCAGAGCACTTGCAAATTTCGAAAAAGCCACGGAAATCAGTCCCCGTTTCTTCCAGGCCTACTATAATATGGGCACCGTCTTCGAAGCTAGGAAGGAGTTTGACAAAGCCGCCGAGGCTTACAGAAAGACCATCGAGCTTGCGCCAGATCACGAAGATGCCCATTTCGGTCTGGCAACGGTTCTGCAGGCCTTGAACCAACTGGAAGAGGCCAAGTCGGCTTACGAGGCCACCCTGAGAATCAATCCCAACAACGTGCATGCACGCTTCAGATTGGCGGAGATCCTTGCTTCTCAAGGTCAAAACAAGGAGTCCATCAGGCAGTATGAGGCTGTTCTACGCATTGACCCTGATAACGTGGACGCCCTGAACAATCTGGGGATTCTCTATTTCAAAGAAAAGGCCTATAACGAAGCCCTTCACTACCTCACAAAAGCAGCGGAGCTTGGCCCTGAACGCGACTATGTACACAACAATCTCGGGATGCTTTACACGGAAATGGGAATGCACGAAGAGGCAAAGAACGAGTTTGAAAAGGCCATCAGCCTTGGAAGTAGCAGCAGTAAGAAAGAGGGGTCTTCAGGGTCGGGTCAGTAGAGACTCGGTGATCGATCCGTGAAAAAGGGAAAGCTCGGAAGATACCTTATTCTCTCGATTTTGCTCCACTTGGGCATGCTTCTTGCCGTCAACGCCTTCTTGGGATTGCCCGTCAAGGTTGAACCCACCAAGATCATCCCCATCGAGGCAGTCGTTCTCGAGGAAGAAGCACCTGTTCCAGAAACAAAGCCTGTTGTCGATCAACCAGTGGAGAGGGGCGTCCTTGATGCGAAAAGCGAAACCTCGGTCCAGCGGGAAGGTCGCGCCAGAACCGCCGACTTGGCCGGGCCTGCCCCGACAGAGGGGAGATTGGAACCTGTCCTCAAGGTGGAGGAGGTCCCCGGCCTGCTCCTCCCGGCTTCGAGCCGCGCCGCCCGCAAGAGCCCTTTTGAAACTAAGAGCGAGGCCGCTCCTGAGGCACAAAGACGCTCCGACTTGGCCAGTCTGAGCACACCCAGGCCGAGGGAGGGGAGATTGGAACCCACCGTCGAGTTTCAGGAGATTCCGAAACTGGGCATTGAACCTCTGGGTCAAGAGGGGAGCAGAACCTCCCTCGAAACCAAGAGCCCTTTATCGTCGGGTACGGAAGCACGCCTTGGCATCCGTGATCTGGCCGGTCCCGTGCCAAAGCAGGGGAACTTCGAGCCGAGCCTTAGCGTGCGTCAAATCCCCACGCCGGGTGTCCTCCCCGTAAGCCGGGAAGGGAAACAGGTCGCCAGCAGACGCGTAGTTTCCACATCTGACAAGCCTCGGGTCTACCTCACCCCTGTGAAACCCTCTTTGAAGAATCAACCGTCCATCCTTGAGATAGAGGTGCCCAGGACCCTAACCGAGGCAGAAAGATCTCGGGGCCAACAGGCATACTCTCAAACCGTGAAGAGATCTCAAGTACCCCTGGGCAGAAACAGGCCAAGTGAGCGTGTGGTATCAGAGCTTCCCCCTATACCCACAGTGGAGTCTCCTGTCGTTCCGGAACAGAGGGAGATGACCCTGGCAACTTCCACTGTCGGTCCTTCCCTGCATGAGACCCCGGAGAAGACAGGTCGCTTGAAAAGGCTCAAACCTGCCGGTGAAGCCAAATCCGAGCCTTCCTACGTTCCTGAACTTCCCCCCATTGCCACGGGCGAGTCTCCTGTCGTTCCGGAACAGAGGGAGATGACCCTGGCAACTTCCAGCAAAGGGGCCCCTGTTGCAGAGATGCTGGAGAAGGCCCATGGTTTGAGAACACTCAAGCCTGCCCGTGGAGTGCAATCCCTGGGTTCGTCTGTTTCCGAACTATCCCCTCTCCCGACGGAGGAGTCTCCCCTGGTTCCCCACCAGGGAAAGATGGCCGCGGCTCCAGCCCGGAGGTTTCCACAGATCGAAAGGGAGAGGTTTGAAAAGGCGGGCAAGCCCCGGGCTACCATCAAAACCCGCGTGGCCCTCACCTCCGCAGCAGTTGCGGTTCAGCCCGCACTCGCCCCTCCGAGACATGAACCCGCCTTTGCTTTGCCGAGGCTCGGCGGGTCTTTCCCGGCCCCCGGCTCGCCGAAAGGGGCTGCCTTCCTCTTTGTTCTCGATACGAGTGGCTCTGTGAAGGGAGCTCCCCTGGAGGGTATCAAGAGATCGGCTCTTGACTTCATCAGGCTCATGGGCGCAAACGATCGGGCAGGAATCCTTACTTTCAACGACAGCGCCGAACTCGTCAGGGATTTCACTGCCCAAAAGAAATCTCTGGAAAGAGAGATAAGCCGCCTCAAGACGGCAGGCAGGCGGACGGTCCTGTTCGATGCCCTGATGGAGGGGATTAGAGCCATCCGGAGGGAGGACAGGCAGAAGAAGGTCCTGATCCTTTTTTCCGATGGAAAGGACGAGGGGAGTCGATCCACTCTTCAAGAGGTTGTCAGGGCTATACGCCGATCAGGGGTTTCCGTGCTTGCCGTCGGTTACTCACGGGTGGAAAGAAAATACCTCCACACCCTGCAGAAGATTGCAGGAGAGACCGGCGGGGTCTTTGCCGATGCTCCCCGATTTCGCGACGTCCTCCTGCTCTTCAAAACAACCCGGAATGCCGAGGCCCGGTAAGGGACGATCCTGCAGATTCCCTGAGGCCACACGGCATCCACACGCCTGCTCGGCAAAGGACAATATCCTGCTGGCCGGCTCCTGGGAAGACCTTACACCCAGTGAAAATTCACGGAGAGCTACTTAACCCTCCTGAAGGAGACAACCCTGGGAGCCTCTGGTTTCGGGCTTCTTATCCTCACCATTCGATAGGGGACGCCTCCAAATGTCCAGGTTTGGCCCAGGAAGAGATGTACGTCCTCGAGGATCCACTGGAGATCTCCAAGAGGCGAACCGAGGGTCACCCGGTACCACCCCTTCCTGACATCCGGCTCGAGGGCTTTCACCTGGGCATAGAAGGCGGGCCTCTCCCTTATGTGAACCAAGACAACATCCGATAGTTGAAGGTTGCGTCTCATGAGGTTTCCCTCTCGTTTCTCTCGAGCCGCTCGATTCTTTCTACAACAGGGGGGTGTGTATAGTAGAACCACGCATAGAGGGGATGGGGGTTGAGGTTTGCAAGATTGTCCAGGGCTAGCCTTCGAAGGGCTCTCGCCAGGGGCAGGCCCGTTCCCATGAGTCTTGAGGCCTCATCGTCGGCCTGCCTTTCCAGTGTTCGGGAAATAGCCGATCCCAGCGGATAAAGAAAATATCCAGCAAGCTCCACCACCGTCCCAACAAGAAAAACTCCCACAAAAGGAAGAAGGCCGTGAAATCCGAAGGTTCGATACAGGAGGGGCCACTGGATGAGGCGGCCTGTCACAAAGAGGACCACGAAGGAGGCGATTTCCAAAGCCAGGAGCTGTTTGATCATGTGTTTCCTCTTCCAGTGTCCCACCTCGTGGCATAGAATCGCCAGGATTTCATCCTCGGTATGCCTCTCGAGGAGAGAATCGAAAAGAACGATCCTCTTGGTACGGCCAAGGCCTGTAAAATAGGCGTTCGTGTGGCGGGTTCTCTTTCCCGCATCCATCTGGTAGACCCCTTTTACCGTCAGGCCCGCCACCTCCACGAGATCTTGAATCCTCTGTTGCAGACTTGCATCCGAGACGGGTTCAAACCGATTGAACCACGGAGCTATGAGAACCGGGTAGAGCCAGAGAACAAGTCCCTCGACCAGAGCCAAGACCAACCATGCCCAGATCCACCAGGCCTGGCGTATCCGGTAGATCAGGATCAAGAGAGACAAGAGCACGATACCTCCGAGCAAGGCAGACAGCAGGGTTTCCTTTAGGAGATCGAGAAGCCACGTCCTGATCGTCCTGGTATTGAAGCCGTGGCGTTCTTCGATCACAAATATCTCATAGAAATTGAAGGGGATCCGAGGGAGATTCAGCACTGCTGAAAGGACGGCGAAAAAGATGAGACCCTCCCATACTGGGTTGGTTACCCATGGCTCGATCCTCTCTACGAGTCTTGGGAGAAACCCGGACAACAGAGCTGCCAGCAGCCAGGACTGCGAGAAGAGATCGGCGAACAACCCGAAACTCATCGACTCAACCCTGTAGGCTGAGATCCTTGCCAGCTTCCCCTCATCCACAACGGAGCGGAACACCGGGGGTATCCTCTGCCCGTACCGGCGGAGGTGGCTGACGTTGAGCCGGTTCAGGACCACCTCAAGAGCCGAGCGGATTCCAAAGGCGGCAACGAATGTGATGAGAAGAGGGCTGAGCCCAATCATGCCATAATCTTACTCGAAGCCGAGGGAATTTCAACCCGCAGGAAACCCCGCCAGAGTCTAAGAGGCGGTCTGGCAGGCGGCCTTGAATTCGGAGAACCTGTGGGCTACTATTTTACCAGACAACACGACTCTCAGATGAGGAAAGGCGCTACGGGTTCATGTTGCAATGTCTCAACCATCCTGAACGGGAAGCGGTGGTTACGTGCCAGAAGATGATGGTTCACTACTGTGGAGAATGTCTCGACAATTGTGAGGCATGCACGGATCCATGCGGCTATTGTCGATACAGGACGCAGTGCATCATATACGAAAAATGCAGGAAGAGCCAAAAGGCCAAGCGTCTCAAAGGCATGGCTTGACAACAGTGATTGCTGCATCATGAGAGGCGGACAGGGTTCAAAGGCGGGAGCAAGGGGAAGCGCAATGACCCACGAGTATGAAGGGCACTATGGTACAAGACACAGGGAAAACCGCCGGGTAGACAAGGCTCTGGCAGAGAAGCTGAAGGAGAAAGCCCCTGACGGACGCATTACCTGTCCATCCGCCTTCACAGTCGCCGAGGAGATGGGCAGAAGCCCGGCGGAGGTGGGCCGGACTGCAGACCTGCTGGAGTTGAAGATAACCCGGTGTCAGCTCGGTCTTTTCGGACACACAGACAAGAGGCGGAACATTGTCGAACCAGTCGAAAGGGTCTCACACGAACTGGAACAGGCCATCCGCCAAGCCCTAGCCGGTGGAAGGCTCCCCTGCAAGAGAGCGTGGGCTCTGGCCGCCCGTTTTGGTATGTCCAAGATGGAGATCACCTCGGCCTGTGAGAGATTGGGCGTCCGGCTCGGTTTCTGCCAGCTCGGTGTCTTCTGACGACTACCGCCCTGGATCGTGAAGGTGAAAACGCGGGACCGGTCGAAAAAATGAGTGGGGACCAGGGGAGAGCTCCATCCGTTTGAATCCAATGGACGAACCCAAGTGGAAGAGGATTCTCGACAGACTCTCAGAGGCTGAAAGAGATCTCGCAAAGGAGATACTCCGGAAGAGCCTGGCAAAGAGAGGACAGCCCGTCTCGGAGGAGGCCCTCGATATTATGGCCGAGAAGGCCGTGGAAGATGCCCGTGCGGTGATTCGTAGGAGAGGCAAGAAGGCCTTTCACGACCTGAAGACGGGAATCAAGGGATTTTGGGAGGAACTGAAAAAAGAGGCCGGAGATTGACCGCGGGCCAACCTCCCCGGCTAGATAAGCTTCTCTTCCTTGGCACCTTCTCTCCCCAGAATTTTCAGGAACCGGTTCTTCAGGTTCTTACAGATCTTCTCCTGTTTCTCCGGCCCGAGCCCCTTGATGATTACCTGGCCTCCGGCGATCATTCCGTGCCCCCCTGCCGTACCGAGTCCCTTAACGATCCGCCTAGCCATCAGGCCCGCATTCTGTCTGTGCCGCTTCGTCCTTATAGAAAAAATCACCCGGTTGTCAAAGGCTCCGATGACAAGACTCCAACGCACCCCGGATACCCGCAACAGAAAATCGGCCATGAGTGAGACCATCTCGGGATTGACCAGAAAACCCAGGTCGCAGAAGATCACATCGCCCAGGATCACAGCATCATGGAGCGCCTCGTCAAAGAGGACGAAGTAGTTCCGGGACAGATCAGGGTTTTCAATCTGAGACAGAAGCCTCGGGTGGATCTTGGGATAGAGGTGGATCATGGCCTGGCAGTCTGCATCAGTGGCATCTCTGCCCAAATCCTGGGTGTCAGACTTGATCCCGTAGAAAAGCGCCGTGGCCATCTTCTTCCGGATAGGCAGGCCGGCCTCAATGAGGTACTCTGTAAGGATGGTCG from Deltaproteobacteria bacterium includes:
- a CDS encoding tetratricopeptide repeat protein, whose translation is MKQRLFFLLLVGLIVCLIPSWTEANEKASLYVNLGGSYYKLGRYQEAIEQFQKALALDPDFPNLYGLLGSAFFQNGDIDKAIEAYKKQIERTPDQEDFRFNLGLAYLKKGYLDKAAQQLQEVTRLNDRSVKAFRNLGYIFLKQGKLSEAVDALTRTVELAPDSWEDYYNLGVGLFRQNRLNEAVNAYQKAIKLRSDNPEAHVALAKAYLKLGKLDEALDEYKAALKIRPLDPQIRYELGLLYKQRGQNQEGITEFRLALREKPDHLEARTRLADLLLESGRTEAAVKEYQRVLKASPDAVDALLGMGVALTKKGDYKRALDYLLHAKALDPKRGDIRFHLALCYDLSGQDDQASTEYEAALRIDPNMAEACFNLGVIHDRKGEKGEAEKLYQRAISLKPDFAEAYNNLGTIYSERGNTKKAMEVYKKAASLKPDFAEPYNNMGVVYRKTGDLGRALANFEKATEISPRFFQAYYNMGTVFEARKEFDKAAEAYRKTIELAPDHEDAHFGLATVLQALNQLEEAKSAYEATLRINPNNVHARFRLAEILASQGQNKESIRQYEAVLRIDPDNVDALNNLGILYFKEKAYNEALHYLTKAAELGPERDYVHNNLGMLYTEMGMHEEAKNEFEKAISLGSSSSKKEGSSGSGQ
- a CDS encoding VWA domain-containing protein, with protein sequence MKKGKLGRYLILSILLHLGMLLAVNAFLGLPVKVEPTKIIPIEAVVLEEEAPVPETKPVVDQPVERGVLDAKSETSVQREGRARTADLAGPAPTEGRLEPVLKVEEVPGLLLPASSRAARKSPFETKSEAAPEAQRRSDLASLSTPRPREGRLEPTVEFQEIPKLGIEPLGQEGSRTSLETKSPLSSGTEARLGIRDLAGPVPKQGNFEPSLSVRQIPTPGVLPVSREGKQVASRRVVSTSDKPRVYLTPVKPSLKNQPSILEIEVPRTLTEAERSRGQQAYSQTVKRSQVPLGRNRPSERVVSELPPIPTVESPVVPEQREMTLATSTVGPSLHETPEKTGRLKRLKPAGEAKSEPSYVPELPPIATGESPVVPEQREMTLATSSKGAPVAEMLEKAHGLRTLKPARGVQSLGSSVSELSPLPTEESPLVPHQGKMAAAPARRFPQIERERFEKAGKPRATIKTRVALTSAAVAVQPALAPPRHEPAFALPRLGGSFPAPGSPKGAAFLFVLDTSGSVKGAPLEGIKRSALDFIRLMGANDRAGILTFNDSAELVRDFTAQKKSLEREISRLKTAGRRTVLFDALMEGIRAIRREDRQKKVLILFSDGKDEGSRSTLQEVVRAIRRSGVSVLAVGYSRVERKYLHTLQKIAGETGGVFADAPRFRDVLLLFKTTRNAEAR
- a CDS encoding M48 family metallopeptidase yields the protein MIGLSPLLITFVAAFGIRSALEVVLNRLNVSHLRRYGQRIPPVFRSVVDEGKLARISAYRVESMSFGLFADLFSQSWLLAALLSGFLPRLVERIEPWVTNPVWEGLIFFAVLSAVLNLPRIPFNFYEIFVIEERHGFNTRTIRTWLLDLLKETLLSALLGGIVLLSLLILIYRIRQAWWIWAWLVLALVEGLVLWLYPVLIAPWFNRFEPVSDASLQQRIQDLVEVAGLTVKGVYQMDAGKRTRHTNAYFTGLGRTKRIVLFDSLLERHTEDEILAILCHEVGHWKRKHMIKQLLALEIASFVVLFVTGRLIQWPLLYRTFGFHGLLPFVGVFLVGTVVELAGYFLYPLGSAISRTLERQADDEASRLMGTGLPLARALRRLALDNLANLNPHPLYAWFYYTHPPVVERIERLERNERETS
- a CDS encoding bifunctional oligoribonuclease/PAP phosphatase NrnA is translated as MSLGRLERLRQIVERKKKVLIMTHNNPDPDAIAAGWALRYLLRGKLGVGSVFVYGGIITRAENRAMVRLLNIRMNPLEMVNIYNFSVVALVETQPGSGNNSLPPSIKPAIVIDHHSPRKASQDAGFADIRPDYGSCSTILTEYLIEAGLPIRKKMATALFYGIKSDTQDLGRDATDADCQAMIHLYPKIHPRLLSQIENPDLSRNYFVLFDEALHDAVILGDVIFCDLGFLVNPEMVSLMADFLLRVSGVRWSLVIGAFDNRVIFSIRTKRHRQNAGLMARRIVKGLGTAGGHGMIAGGQVIIKGLGPEKQEKICKNLKNRFLKILGREGAKEEKLI